A genomic segment from Hemitrygon akajei chromosome 27, sHemAka1.3, whole genome shotgun sequence encodes:
- the LOC140717406 gene encoding SLAM family member 9-like isoform X1 — translation MITGPLLICSCLTLSISVFASGTGASPTTVNGTQGRSVSLPSGIPDRPDIAEVDWNRVSPRTTIVKYSKGSVTYFGTEEYKQRITLHPGNFSLEIRDLQRNDSGDYEVIFAAGSGAENKSTVRLEVYEPVSGANITVQNNSGDCNFTLTCSVTSGDNTSFRWLRGGEAVVNDITLNLWGHGETLEIHHTPESEDVVYRCEARNPVSVDTAQIRLREICKPHTPDSPGVSTSSVDQTDSPGVSTSSVDQTDSSTASTSSSSLTGSVSLVTGLSVLGALLISSLIVLLLVTWRRRAAGKETSSGTEDPAAENIVYADIRWNAKSRTGQQPPKGNVRFAGPEVHPETPHTEYAAVMFRARPPPASAGEGARRQRPAV, via the exons CTGGGACTGGAGCTTCCCCGACCACTGTGAACGGAACTCAGGGACGGTCGGTCTCCTTACCGTCTGGGATCCCAGACAGACCGGACATTGCTGAGGTTGATTGGAATCGGGTATCACCCAGAACCACGATAGTGAAGTACTCGAAGGGGAGCGTTACCTACTTCGGTACTGAGGAGTACAAGCAACGGATAACTCTTCATCCCGGGAACTTCAGTCTGGAAATCCGTGATCTACAGAGAAATGACTCCGGTGATTATGAGGTGATCTTTGCAGCAGGTTCAGGAGCTGAAAATAAATCAACAGTGCGACTGGAGGTGTATG AACCTGTGTCAGGAGCAAACATCACGGTTCAGAACAATTCTGGAGACTGTAACTTCACCCTGACCTGCTCGGTGACCTCGGGTGACAACACCAGCTTCAGATGGCTGAGGGGCGGAGAAGCTGTGGTGAATGAcatcacccttaacctctggggACATGGAGAGACCTTGGAGATTCATCACACACCAGAGAGCGAGGACGTTGTGTACAGGTGTGAAGCCAGGAACCCCGTcagtgtggacacagctcagatcCGTTTGCGGGAGATCTGTAAACCGCACACACCTG ATTCCCCCGGTGTGTCAACTTCCAGTGTCGACCAGACAG ATTCCCCCGGTGTGTCAACTTCCAGTGTCGACCAGACAG ATTCCAGCACTGCCTCAACGTCCAGTAGCAGTCTGACAG GTTCTGTGTCCCTGGTGACCGGACTGTCCGTACTGGGTGCCCTCCTGATCTCCTCTCTCATTGTGCTTCTTTTGGTCACATGGAGGAGAAGAGCCGCTGGAAAAGAAACGTCTTCAGGCACTGAAG ACCCAGCAGCGGAGAACATTGTTTACGCAGATATTCGGTGGAATGCAAAGAGTCGCACCGGCCAGCAGCCCCCCAAGGGGAATGTGAGG TTTGCTGGTCCTGAGGTTCATCCCGAGACTCCCCACACTGAGTACGCTGCAGTCATGTTCCGTGCCCGACCACCACCTGCATCGGCTGGGGAAGGAGCCCGTAGACAACGTCCCGCAGTCTAG
- the LOC140717406 gene encoding SLAM family member 5-like isoform X3 encodes MITGPLLICSCLTLSISVFASGTGASPTTVNGTQGRSVSLPSGIPDRPDIAEVDWNRVSPRTTIVKYSKGSVTYFGTEEYKQRITLHPGNFSLEIRDLQRNDSGDYEVIFAAGSGAENKSTVRLEVYEPVSGANITVQNNSGDCNFTLTCSVTSGDNTSFRWLRGGEAVVNDITLNLWGHGETLEIHHTPESEDVVYRCEARNPVSVDTAQIRLREICKPHTPDSSTASTSSSSLTGSVSLVTGLSVLGALLISSLIVLLLVTWRRRAAGKETSSGTEDPAAENIVYADIRWNAKSRTGQQPPKGNVRFAGPEVHPETPHTEYAAVMFRARPPPASAGEGARRQRPAV; translated from the exons CTGGGACTGGAGCTTCCCCGACCACTGTGAACGGAACTCAGGGACGGTCGGTCTCCTTACCGTCTGGGATCCCAGACAGACCGGACATTGCTGAGGTTGATTGGAATCGGGTATCACCCAGAACCACGATAGTGAAGTACTCGAAGGGGAGCGTTACCTACTTCGGTACTGAGGAGTACAAGCAACGGATAACTCTTCATCCCGGGAACTTCAGTCTGGAAATCCGTGATCTACAGAGAAATGACTCCGGTGATTATGAGGTGATCTTTGCAGCAGGTTCAGGAGCTGAAAATAAATCAACAGTGCGACTGGAGGTGTATG AACCTGTGTCAGGAGCAAACATCACGGTTCAGAACAATTCTGGAGACTGTAACTTCACCCTGACCTGCTCGGTGACCTCGGGTGACAACACCAGCTTCAGATGGCTGAGGGGCGGAGAAGCTGTGGTGAATGAcatcacccttaacctctggggACATGGAGAGACCTTGGAGATTCATCACACACCAGAGAGCGAGGACGTTGTGTACAGGTGTGAAGCCAGGAACCCCGTcagtgtggacacagctcagatcCGTTTGCGGGAGATCTGTAAACCGCACACACCTG ATTCCAGCACTGCCTCAACGTCCAGTAGCAGTCTGACAG GTTCTGTGTCCCTGGTGACCGGACTGTCCGTACTGGGTGCCCTCCTGATCTCCTCTCTCATTGTGCTTCTTTTGGTCACATGGAGGAGAAGAGCCGCTGGAAAAGAAACGTCTTCAGGCACTGAAG ACCCAGCAGCGGAGAACATTGTTTACGCAGATATTCGGTGGAATGCAAAGAGTCGCACCGGCCAGCAGCCCCCCAAGGGGAATGTGAGG TTTGCTGGTCCTGAGGTTCATCCCGAGACTCCCCACACTGAGTACGCTGCAGTCATGTTCCGTGCCCGACCACCACCTGCATCGGCTGGGGAAGGAGCCCGTAGACAACGTCCCGCAGTCTAG
- the LOC140717406 gene encoding SLAM family member 9-like isoform X2, with product MITGPLLICSCLTLSISVFASGTGASPTTVNGTQGRSVSLPSGIPDRPDIAEVDWNRVSPRTTIVKYSKGSVTYFGTEEYKQRITLHPGNFSLEIRDLQRNDSGDYEVIFAAGSGAENKSTVRLEVYEPVSGANITVQNNSGDCNFTLTCSVTSGDNTSFRWLRGGEAVVNDITLNLWGHGETLEIHHTPESEDVVYRCEARNPVSVDTAQIRLREICKPHTPDSPGVSTSSVDQTDSSTASTSSSSLTGSVSLVTGLSVLGALLISSLIVLLLVTWRRRAAGKETSSGTEDPAAENIVYADIRWNAKSRTGQQPPKGNVRFAGPEVHPETPHTEYAAVMFRARPPPASAGEGARRQRPAV from the exons CTGGGACTGGAGCTTCCCCGACCACTGTGAACGGAACTCAGGGACGGTCGGTCTCCTTACCGTCTGGGATCCCAGACAGACCGGACATTGCTGAGGTTGATTGGAATCGGGTATCACCCAGAACCACGATAGTGAAGTACTCGAAGGGGAGCGTTACCTACTTCGGTACTGAGGAGTACAAGCAACGGATAACTCTTCATCCCGGGAACTTCAGTCTGGAAATCCGTGATCTACAGAGAAATGACTCCGGTGATTATGAGGTGATCTTTGCAGCAGGTTCAGGAGCTGAAAATAAATCAACAGTGCGACTGGAGGTGTATG AACCTGTGTCAGGAGCAAACATCACGGTTCAGAACAATTCTGGAGACTGTAACTTCACCCTGACCTGCTCGGTGACCTCGGGTGACAACACCAGCTTCAGATGGCTGAGGGGCGGAGAAGCTGTGGTGAATGAcatcacccttaacctctggggACATGGAGAGACCTTGGAGATTCATCACACACCAGAGAGCGAGGACGTTGTGTACAGGTGTGAAGCCAGGAACCCCGTcagtgtggacacagctcagatcCGTTTGCGGGAGATCTGTAAACCGCACACACCTG ATTCCCCCGGTGTGTCAACTTCCAGTGTCGACCAGACAG ATTCCAGCACTGCCTCAACGTCCAGTAGCAGTCTGACAG GTTCTGTGTCCCTGGTGACCGGACTGTCCGTACTGGGTGCCCTCCTGATCTCCTCTCTCATTGTGCTTCTTTTGGTCACATGGAGGAGAAGAGCCGCTGGAAAAGAAACGTCTTCAGGCACTGAAG ACCCAGCAGCGGAGAACATTGTTTACGCAGATATTCGGTGGAATGCAAAGAGTCGCACCGGCCAGCAGCCCCCCAAGGGGAATGTGAGG TTTGCTGGTCCTGAGGTTCATCCCGAGACTCCCCACACTGAGTACGCTGCAGTCATGTTCCGTGCCCGACCACCACCTGCATCGGCTGGGGAAGGAGCCCGTAGACAACGTCCCGCAGTCTAG